In Amycolatopsis sp. FBCC-B4732, the genomic stretch CCTTGCGCCGCCGGGTATACCGGGATGATCGCGGCGAGGAAGTTGTCCATCGCCTCGGCTTCGCGCTCGGCGTCGAACAGCTCGTACTCGGGGTTGGTCAGCTGCAGGGTGTCGCGGAAGGCGGACACCTTGCCGGCGAACAGGCCGGTCTTGCCGGGGACGAGGTCCTTCTCCCGCCAGGCCTGGTTGAAGAAGGCGCAGGTGAGCCGGCGCTTCCCGTCGGTGATCACCATGTCGAGGATGGTGCCGTTGCGCGCCTTCATCCGGCGCTTGCTCACCTTTTCGACGCGCGCCAGCACGGTGGCGTGCTCGCCGAGCTCCAGCCCGGCGATGTCGGTGAGCTCGCCGCGCTCGGCGTAGCGACGGGGGTAGTGGCGCAGCAGGTCGCTGACCGTCTCGATGTCCAACGACGTGGCGAGCGCCTTCGCCGTCTTGGCGCCCAGCAGCAACGGCAGCTTGTCGCGCAGTCCGGCCATCTCGCTATTCGACTCCCATCAGCAGCACCGTGCCCACCTGGCCGCTGGCGTAGCTGGTCAGCTCCACCTCGGGGTGCTCCACCCGCAGCTGCTCCGCGAGCTCCCCGGCCACCCCGGGCGGCGCGGCGGCCCCGCTCAGCACCGTCACCAGCTCGCCGCCGAGCGCCAGCATGCGGTTCAGCACGTTCATCGCGGCGGCGACCAGGTTCGTCTCCGACGCGGGCGCCGGCTCGATCAGGACCACCTCGTCGTCGACCAGGCCCACGACGTCACCGGACTGGGCCCGGCCCACCCAGGTTAGCGACTCCTCCTGGGCGATCCGCAGTTCGCCACGCCTGGTCGCGGCGGCGGCTTCGGCCATCGCGACGACGTCGTCGTTGGTGCGGCGGCCGGCGTCGTGCACGGCCAGGGCGGCCAGCACCTGCACCGGCGACACGCACGGGATGACCACGACGTCCCGGTCGGCGGCCATCGCGTGCCCGGCCGCGGTGTCGACCGCCGCGGTCAGCGCGACGCTGCCCGGCAGCACCGTCACGTGCCGCCCGGCGGCCTCGTTGAGCAGGCTGATCACGTCCTCGACGCTCGGCGTCCGCCCCTCCGGCACGGCGAGCACCGGGATGCTTTCGGCGCGCAGCAGCTCGGCCAGCTCCCCGCCGTGGACGACGGCGACGACCGTGCGGTCGATCCCGCCGCCGGGTTCGATCGGCGTCGGCGTGAGCAGCGGCTCGACCCGGATCCGGCGCGGGCGGCCGAGGGCCAGGCCGGCCTCGATGGCGCCCCCGATGTCGGCGCAGTGGACGTGCACGGCGTGGCTGCCCGAGCCGTCGCCGGCCACCGTGACGCTGTCGCCGAGGCCGCTGAGCTCCTTGCGCAGGGTCGGCAGGCTCGCCTCGTCGACGCTGTCGAGCAGGTACATGACCTCCCACGCGTAGACCTCGCTGTGCGGGGCGGCGTGGACTTCGAGGGCGTGCTCCTGCTCGACGGGCGCGCCGGTGAGCACCCCGACCAGGGCGTCGAGCACCGCCACGAGCCCGCGGGCACCGGCGTCGACGACCCCGGCCCTGGCCAGCGCGGGCAGCTGCTCGGGTGTCTTCTCCAGGGCGTACGCGGCCTCTTTCGCGGCTTTCGCGGCGATTTCCGCCAGGGGGCTCGTGTCGCCGCGCACGGCGAGCGCGACGGCGTGCAGCACGGTGAGGATGGTCCCGGCGACCGGGCGGCTGACGGCGCCGGTGGCGACCTCGTCGGCGTGGCCCAGCGCCTCCGCCAGCCACGCGCCGTCCAGCTCCCCCTCGGCGCGGTCCGCGAGGCCGCGCACGACCTGGGACAGGATCACGCCGGAGTTGCCCTTGGCGGCGGCCACCGCGCCCCGCGCGAGGGTCTTCAGCGCTTCGGCGGCGTCCGCCGGCTGCGTGGCGGCCAGTTCTCCGGCCGCGCCGGTCATCGTGAAGAGCATGTTGGAGCCGGTGTCGGAGTCGGCGACGGGGTAGACGTTGATCCCGTCGATGGCCGGGCGCAGGGTCGCCAGGCTGTGCACACAACCCGCAGCCCAGGCCGACACCGCCGCCGCGTCCAGCACCCGCACCCCGTAACCTCCTGACCGGTCTCCGGGCAGCGTATCGACCCGGTGCCGGGGGCCGCGAAAGCAGTAGTTACTATGGTCGAGTTGCCCAGTGCATCTGGGCTCATCTCTATGACCCAGATCCAAAGGAGTTCGACGTGGCTGCCGTGTGCGACGTCTGTGGCAAGGGACCCGGCTTCGGCAAGTCGGTCTCGCACTCCCACCGCCGTACCAACCGCCGGTGGAACCCGAACATCCAGACCGTCCACGCCAAGGTGGGTGTGTCCCAGCGCAAGCGCTTGAACGTGTGCACCTCGTGCATCAAGGCGGGCAAGGTCGTTCGCGGCTGAGGCGAGAAGAGTTTGGGTGGCGGGTGCTCCTCGGAGCACCCGCCATTTTTTATTTCAGGAAGTCCGTCAGCAGCGGCTTGAGCGTCTCCGGGTACTGGAGCACGCCGTGGTCCTGCCCCGCCAGGGTTTCGT encodes the following:
- the rpmB gene encoding 50S ribosomal protein L28 gives rise to the protein MAAVCDVCGKGPGFGKSVSHSHRRTNRRWNPNIQTVHAKVGVSQRKRLNVCTSCIKAGKVVRG
- a CDS encoding DAK2 domain-containing protein, which encodes MRVLDAAAVSAWAAGCVHSLATLRPAIDGINVYPVADSDTGSNMLFTMTGAAGELAATQPADAAEALKTLARGAVAAAKGNSGVILSQVVRGLADRAEGELDGAWLAEALGHADEVATGAVSRPVAGTILTVLHAVALAVRGDTSPLAEIAAKAAKEAAYALEKTPEQLPALARAGVVDAGARGLVAVLDALVGVLTGAPVEQEHALEVHAAPHSEVYAWEVMYLLDSVDEASLPTLRKELSGLGDSVTVAGDGSGSHAVHVHCADIGGAIEAGLALGRPRRIRVEPLLTPTPIEPGGGIDRTVVAVVHGGELAELLRAESIPVLAVPEGRTPSVEDVISLLNEAAGRHVTVLPGSVALTAAVDTAAGHAMAADRDVVVIPCVSPVQVLAALAVHDAGRRTNDDVVAMAEAAAATRRGELRIAQEESLTWVGRAQSGDVVGLVDDEVVLIEPAPASETNLVAAAMNVLNRMLALGGELVTVLSGAAAPPGVAGELAEQLRVEHPEVELTSYASGQVGTVLLMGVE